The sequence below is a genomic window from Humulus lupulus chromosome 3, drHumLupu1.1, whole genome shotgun sequence.
TGTATCTATAGCTGATCCTTGGATGGTGATAGGGGATTTTAATGAGATTTTTTTCCATCATGAGAGAATAGGTAAAAAGGTTACTGCTAAACTCTCTAGTAGCTTTCAAGATTGCCTATCATTCTGTCACTTGGAGGATTTAAAGTTTTCAGGCTGCTTCTATACTTGGAACAATAAACAAAAGGCAGAGGAGAAGATTTATTCAAAGATTGATCGTGCTTTGGTTAATTCACAATGGACAAATTATTTTCCAAACTCAGAAGCTGTTTTTCTTCCGGAAGGACTCTTTGATCATAGTCCAGTTCTTGTTCACTTCTATTTGGAGTGTGCAATGGAGAAGAAACCATTTAGATACTTTCAGATGTGGAAAGAAGCTCCCTCTTATGCAGTCAAGATTCAAACTAGTTGGACTATACTAGTTGTTCGAACTGCAATGTTTCAAGTGGTTTCTAAATTGAAAAGATTGAAACATGTATTATCGGGTATTAATAGAGAAGGTTTTTCTGATATTCAGCAGACAGAATTTAAGGCAAAAATTTTATTGAGGGAGCTTCAGGAAGAAATGGATAAGGATCTGCTTAATGCCTTATTATTCAAGAACAAGTGGGTAGAGAAAATTTCCTCCATTTTCATAAAGCTTACATGATGTTTTTGGCACAAAAAGCTAAAGTACTATGGATGGCTAATGGAGATGAGAATACTCATATTTTCCATGCATCTCTGAAGGCTAAGAGGATACAGAACAGGATACTATCCATTAAGAATGAAGGAGGCACTTGGGTAGATACTCCAGATGGTATTAAAGAGGCTTTTTTGGATTACTATCAACTATTGTTGGGGACAGTTATGATACAAAGGAAGCAGGTTTCTCGGTCCATTATGGGATTAGGCCCAGTTCTCACTGAAACTCATACTCAGATTCTTACAACAGATTTTTCAATTCAAGAGGTTAAGAATGCTATGTTTTCAATTGCAGGAATGAAAGCTCTAGGCCCAGATGGATATAGTAGCTACTTCTATCAAGATAATTGGAATTTTGGTAGGTTTGGAGGTTAGTGCAGCTGTTCTATCATTCCTCAAATCGGGTAAATTGCTCAAAGAGATTAATGCCACAACTATTACTCTCATTCGTAAGACCATTTGCCCAGATAATGTTTGTGATTTCAGACCCATTGCATGTTGTAATGTCATCTATAAAGCAGCGTCTAAAATGATTTGTTCAAGACTTCGTCAAGTTCTACTTGACTTAATAACAGAAAATCAAGGGGGATTTGTACATGGTAGATACATAGCATACAACATCATGATATGTTAAGACTTAGTTCGACATTATGGGAGGAAAAATTGCAAACCATGTTGTATGATCAAGTTGGATTTTAGGAAAGCTTATGACACCATAGAGTGGGATTTTATTGAAGAAATGCTCATAGCTTTTCATTTTCCTAGGAAATTTATTCAGCATATCATGATTTGTGTTAGAACACCAAGGTACTCTTTGATGATCAATGGCTCAATGCATGGCTTCTTTGCGGCTAAGAGAGGATTGCGACAAGGGGATCCTATGTCTCCATTGTTATTTGTACTTGGCATGGAATATATGTCCAGAATTATGCTTAAAGTTGGCTCATCTTCAGGTTGCAAATTCCATGACAAGTGTTCTGTTTTAAAGCTGAATCACTTATGCTTTGCAAATGATTTACTATTATTCTATCATGGAGATTTTGCTTCTATTCTTTGGATGCTTGGGGGGCTCAAATTGTTTGCAAAGACTTCGGGACTTATTCCAAATGAGACTAAATCTGCAATCTATTGTAGTGGCATGCCTGAAACTGAGATTGTTCGAGTGTTGGCTGTTTCAGGGTTCACTCGTAGTTCCCTGCCATTCCGGTACCT
It includes:
- the LOC133825067 gene encoding uncharacterized protein LOC133825067, whose protein sequence is MLGWEQLWKDLLELAVSIADPWMVIGDFNEIFFHHERIGKKVTAKLSSSFQDCLSFCHLEDLKFSGCFYTWNNKQKAEEKIYSKIDRALVNSQWTNYFPNSEAVFLPEGLFDHSPVLVHFYLECAMEKKPFRYFQMWKEAPSYAVKIQTSWTILVVRTAMFQVVSKLKRLKHVLSGINREGFSDIQQTEFKAKILLRELQEEMDKDLLNALLFKNKWVEKISSIFIKLT